Genomic window (Cryptomeria japonica unplaced genomic scaffold, Sugi_1.0 HiC_scaffold_77, whole genome shotgun sequence):
tatttatttaaattctcgcAACCAAACTCTATAATTAACATGAATCCTTAATATTATAAAccaaaaatattaatgataatttagaACTATTCTTTGTTTTAAAGGCTCACGAATATAACacgtatatttttataataaaactgAGATTATCCTACCCGAGCGTAAAAAGGTTTTCAAGAAAGACGCAATATAAAGCATGCATGGACGGTGTTTGTGTCAACATCCAAGAAAATTTCCTCTTTTACCAATTCTGAGACGGCTGAGAAAAATGTATATATTAGTTCCTTTGAAGAAGGCCATCGCTCCAATAAAGTCTAATCGTTTCCACATTACTAAATTAATGGCGGTGGCGAGAATATGAGGAAGAATACGTCTAAGGCAGGAGGTAAGCTGATCTTCAGATAAGCATATGCAGcagaagatagaaaatttcaacGATAATGAAAGAATGGTGAGAATACATCTGCGGTAGCAGGTGAGATAGCCATATGCTGCAGCAAGACTTACTCTGACGTATCGAAAAGAGCAACAACTCTGGaagtatattattataatattacaagGATTGGTGATTTAATATACGGAGTGAAGATGAATTAGTCATAAGGTTTGGGCTATATAAAGCTTGTAATGGGCTTGTAACACACATTCATATCCTTCTGAGCTCTTGTACTATCTGCGTTTCTATTATAATGGCTAACCGAATGATTTACTTCACACTGGGACTTTTTCTGTTGATATGTTGTTACAGCGACAGGGTCATGGCAGGGGATTCCGATCCCTTGCAAGATTTCTGCGTTGCAGATGAGGAAAGCAAAGGTGAGTAAAAAACTTTATACATAAACAATGGTAATGATTTGCTTATTAGACGAGTCGAGTTAGtaatagattgatttgattttgcTTTAAACAGTTTTGGTGAACGGGTTCGTTTGCAAAGACCCAATGCAAGTTTCAGCAGACGACTTCTTCTTCCGGGGACTTGGGCAGGCAGGGAACACCGACAATGATGTGGGCTCCAACGTAACGATGGCGAACGTTAAACAGATACCAGGCCTCAATACGTTGGGAATATCGTTGGTCCGCATCGACTACGCAgtgggtggaataaatcctcctcacacacacccaagagccaccgaagttcttgttttactggaaggccagcttcttgtgggtttcattgacaccaacaacaagtttttcagcaaaacgttggagaagggaga
Coding sequences:
- the LOC131864150 gene encoding germin-like protein 8-2, which translates into the protein MANRMIYFTLGLFLLICCYSDRVMAGDSDPLQDFCVADEESKVLVNGFVCKDPMQVSADDFFFRGLGQAGNTDNDVGSNVTMANVKQIPGLNTLGISLVRIDYAQNVGHENAVAISALSSQLPGVQTIANSLFAADPPLPDSVLAKAFRITQEVVDYIQKKFA